GTCTCGCTGCCCTTCCTCTCGGCGGCCCTGGTGCGTCTCGCCACCGCCACCGCCGGGCTGGTGATCGTGCTCGCCTGCGCCGGCGCTGTGGCGCGCCACCTTCGGCCCCTCGGCAAGGGCGCCACCTGGCGGCGGGTCGCCGCCCCCTCGGTGCTCGGCACCTACCTGGCGATTTTGCTGATGATGGCCGGCATCGCCTGGTCACCGGCGGCGGTGGCGGCCGTTCTGCTCTCCACCAGCCCGATCTTCAGCCTCTTTCTCGAGGCCAGGATCGACCGCACCGCGCTGACCCCGCGAGCCCTCGCCGGCACCCTCCTCGCAGTCGCCGGCGTGGCGATCATCTCCTGGCCGGCGACGTGATCGACCAAGCGTCAACGGAGGCGGAGCGAGAGCTCACCGTCCTGCACCAGGACGCCGACCTGCTGGTCGTCGACAAGCCTTCCGGGATGGTGGTGCACCGCGGCTGGGCCCGCGACCGGCGCACCGCCCTCGACGTCGCCCGCGACCTCTCCGGGGGCCCGGTCTTCCCGCTGCACCGCCTCGATCGCGGCACCAGCGGCGTGCTGCTCTTCGCCCGCCACCCACAGGCCGCCCGAGACGGACAGCAGGCGCTGGCCGACGAACGGACAGTCAAGGTCTACTGGGCACTGGTGCGCGGCATCGCTCCCGAGGAAGGTGTCATCGACCACCCGGTTCCGCGCTCTCCGAAAGGCCCCCGGATCGACGCCGTCACGGCCTTCCGCCGGTTGGCCACCTTCGAGCGCTACTCGCTGGTCGAAGCCCGCCCACGGACCGGTCGCCTGCACCAGGTGCGTCGGCACCTCAAGCACTTGAGCCTGCCCTTGATCGGCGACGTGCGCTACGGCAAAGGCGAGCACAACCGCCTCTTTCGGAAGCGCTTCGGGCTCCATCGGCTGGCCCTCCACGCCTTCCGACTCGAGCTCCCCGGCGGGCAGCCGTCAAGCTGGACGGCGCCCCTGCCGGCCAGCCTCGCCGGGCCCTTTCATGCAATGGGATTGCCCACCGACCTGGCTCAGCCGGCCCCGGCCTCGCCCTGAGGCGCTACTCGACGCTGGTGGTCCAGGCCGTCGTATTGCCGCGTTCGAAGCCGTCGGCGAAGATGGTTTCGGCGCCGTAGTCGGGGGTCAGATCCGGTCCGCTGACCAATCCCAAGGGGGAGTACCCGCTGTATCCCGGGAAGACCTCGCCGAGCTTGTTGTTGCCCATGCGGCGGATCAGGATCTCGCTCAGCACGCGCCGGTAGTCGGTGGTGATGGCGAGGTCGGCGTTGTCGAAGAGCTGGTCCGTCGCCAGCCCCGGCCAGGCGCCGTAGAGACCACCGTTGGCGTTGCCCGACATCACCATCATGACGTTGCCGTGGCCGTGGTCGCTGCCGCGGTCAGCATTCTCCCGCAGCCGGCGCCCGAACTCGCTCTGCACGCAGACGGTGAGCCGAGAGGTGTAGTTCGAGCCCCCGGGGCCGTCGAGATCGAGGTACAAGGCCGCCAGCCCGCGAGCGAGCTGATCGACCAGGCCGGCGAAATAGCCGCCGCTGCCGTCGCCCTGACCATCGTGCGTATCCCAGCCGCCGAGATCGACTGTCGCCACCCGCACGCCGA
This region of Acidobacteriota bacterium genomic DNA includes:
- a CDS encoding pseudouridine synthase — translated: MIDQASTEAERELTVLHQDADLLVVDKPSGMVVHRGWARDRRTALDVARDLSGGPVFPLHRLDRGTSGVLLFARHPQAARDGQQALADERTVKVYWALVRGIAPEEGVIDHPVPRSPKGPRIDAVTAFRRLATFERYSLVEARPRTGRLHQVRRHLKHLSLPLIGDVRYGKGEHNRLFRKRFGLHRLALHAFRLELPGGQPSSWTAPLPASLAGPFHAMGLPTDLAQPAPASP